The genomic region gcctAGGTGCGGGGTCCTGCCCCGGCGGCTCCCCGCTCCTCACCCCTCCGGCTCAGGCCTCTCTCCCACTCTAGCTCTGGTGCCCGGGGTGCACAGGGGCCGTGGGCGAGGCCCGGCCGGCCCGTGGGTGGCCAGCTGCAGCTGTCGGGTGGCTCCACGCTTCCTGGCAAGTGCAAGCCCGCCTGCTGCCTGCCCGGCAACCCTGGGCCGCGCCCCAGGAACCGTGTAAGACTAACTGCTGCCACTCTGCTCCCTCGCAGCGCCCGTCCCGCTCGGGCCCTGGCTCAGCCAGCTGCCCGGCTGGCCTCCTCCCCGCTCGGGCCCGCACCAGACCCCCAGGCCACCTTCAGGGGCACAGATCTGGTCTCCCGCCTCCTGCCCGCAccagcccagggctcctcccGTGGAGCCGTGTCACCCTGAGAAGCAGCTGCAGGACACACACCACATCAACAGGGTTGGTCAAGAGCCTGGTAGGAGACACTCAAAGTCCATCCCCCCGCAAGCTCCAGAAACTGTCCCCCCGGAGCCCCGTCCGGGAGCCCTGGAGAGGTGATGGGGCTGGCCCTGAGGCATGAAAGCAGCGGGAAGCAGGAGCCTGGGGGTCCCAGGCACCCAAACCCCAAGGGCAAGGGAAATCAGAGTAGGAAAAATCCGTTCATCCGGTGGCTGGGAACTAGAAGCGGCATCTCCTAGGCTCCAGAACTCCGAGACCAAGACCACAAGCAGCTAAGAGGCCACAGGCAGGGTCTGCTGCATAGGACTAGGGTTTTCACTAGGCATGAGTGCACCACAAACCAGTGCACAAGACTTGGCGCAGCAGAGGCGGAAGGGCCAAGCTGGGGGCAGCACGCTGCTGGGGGATTCAAGACTCTGTGAGGGTGCCCGGGCTGGGAGAACTTCTCAGACCCCATTCAGACAGCCCATCACCTCCTGCCACTTCTTCCAGGCTGAGAAAGGAGGGCACGGTACCACGAGAGAAACTGCAGGATCAGAAAGGTGGCCAGAAGACACAAAGAGGACAGCAAGAAAACGAAAGCCTGACCGAGCAGATTCTGCAGACGTGGgactctgtcctccctcccccgcctccatctctcccccacctcgccctcctctcccctctgggcTCTGCCCACAACCTCTTCCCTCCATGCCCTCCTGCTcctcactgggctctgcactgcaGTGTTCCTAATAATAACTCCTCTGCGtcacccactgcccctcccttGTGGGCAGGGGCGAGGCAGCCAGCCCGGCTGCCACCCTGCCAGCCCGTCATGTAGCCCAGCTCCCGGGCCCCTTGGCTCTCTGCCCACCCTTCCTTGCTGCCCCCCTGTCCTTCCTCCTTTTGCTCTGGTATTCTCCATCAGATGGTTGGGGCCGGTGAGGGGCCCTAGCAGCGTCAAGTGATATATTTTCATAGATAagacatatttatcttttctgggCCTGTGGTTTCTTCATCGACAACCTGAAGGCATGGGATGTGGTACCCTCATACCCCTGAGTCTGTGAGTCCCTGGAGGAAGCAAGACTGGCAAGGGGACAATGACCCTGGGCAAGATGCATCAGGAAGGGTAGGAAGCAACAAATTCAGGTAGAAATTTAAGTAAGGAAGTTAGGGGAGGATTGAGATGAACAAAATCttacagagtaaaaaaaaaaaaaaaaatctgaaaataaatcaTCTGGAAGCTTACTAGAATAattctttaaagtttatttatttatttttagtgatctctacacccaatgtggggctcaaactcacgaccctgagatcaagtcacatgctctcctgactaAGCCAGCCCGGTGCCCCTGGAAGCTTACTAGAATTCTATTTGTTCTCCAGCCAGACTTTCCCACAAATAGGTCCCTTCTGACCTCCATTCAAATCTGGTCTCACTTACAAGGTTCCCTTGACATGAGTAGGATTTGAGGAATTTCCATGTATTCTACCTTTACTAAAGACCTCCCTCCCCAATAAACGGTATCCTTGAGCAAAGTGAGGAAGCAGGGTCCATTCCTACACTGGAAAAAGGGAGGCCAGGAGGAAGAGATCCACCCAAGGTTGCCCATAGCAGGGGAGCTGAAAATAGAACCCAGGAGGCCTCAGCTCCTTCCCAGTTTAGTGCTCAAGCTATCCCCATGCCTTCTGGGCCACGGACAGGAGCCACGGTGTTTTAAAGAGAACAGAACGAGGGCACAGGATCTGGGGTGGAAGAATGAGTAACTGCCAGTGTCACGTACCATACAACTCTAGCTTCGGGGCCCTCTGCACAGCAGCATGCTGCAGAGCGATGAGCTCATCAATCCCCAAGGAATAACTCTCTGCTGCCCTGGACAGCTGGACCAAGGACAAACACTCTTTcagttaagaaaaaacaaatacccGAGAACAGCAGTTGTTTCTGTGGTTATGGATGCATTCCAGAACTGTCCGTGTTCTGCTGCTGACCGTGTTAATTAACTCCtacaggggcagggacagggggtGCAGCAGGCTGGCTCTGGGTGGCATCTAAATGACGGCTTTTGGAGAACTGAGACTCCCAAAGGCACTTATAACATGGGCTACGACGAAGGAAGCCAGCATGAGGACAGGACTCAACCTCAGAAAGCCTACTGATCTGAGATCTGCTAGATTCTGGTAGGCTACAGATCCCTGAAGGCTGACCCCAGACCCAGAGGTAAGCTCCTGGAACATTCAGCCAAGCCCCAGGCAACACACCAGTGTCCGCTACACAGGGCTGCTAAGGTAGTTCCCCAGCCTGCCCACAAGGGGTCAGAGGAGCCCATTAAGAGGTTAAACCTGATGGCTCCCAAAATAAAGCCTCCTTCTGACCCGTCATCTTCCTCCTCAACCATGGCATCCGTCACAGAGCCTACAGAGAGCTGGCTGTGCTCATGCTCCTTCCTAATGGCTGGGTTATCAGGCCTCTAAGGGATCCACTTGGTACACAGCCAGCACCAGCATCACAGCCCTTCCCCTGGCCCCCTGTGCTACTCTGCCAGTCCCCTGCAGAAAGCCAAATCCTCATCCTCAGAGAGCACTGGGCCTGCCCCCCAGCTGCCTTATCCTCACAGGGTGTGTCCAGATTCTCAACTTTTCCCCACTCAGTTCCTCTGCTGGCTTCACTCACATTTTGTCATCCTTTGGCTCTTTGCACTTTCAGAGATTCCCCCAGCTTCCACAAGCCCTCTGACAACTAGCagtcccttcccctttccctagggaattccttttcccttttttctttattttacttttcttttattgacTTACTCCAAGCAATGTCCTGAGGTCCCAGAGCCTTTCATATGGAACTGGAGTAGGTACCCAGTTTCCATCGACATCACTTTGGGAaacccagagcaggggcaggatCGCCCACTGCCAGAtgcagccccccgccccctcacCACTCCCTTCTAATTTCACTTAGACTCCCAAATGAAAGCTATATCCCTGGTCTCTTACTTTTGATCAGTAATGTGGAGCATCTATCACAAAACTGCTCTGGGGGCTGAGCCTGGAGAGGCAAAGTAGTACCCCAGATGTGACCTCTCAAACGCGTGTCCCTTTCACACGGCACACAACCCCACAGTGAACACAGTCATCCAAACACTGCAGCCTAgttgagacagaaagaaaagccGCAAGAAAAATATGTATGCCCCACAGTACTCCGCTCCGAGTATCCTTCTTCCTGTCACGAGTGCGACTTCTGCATTCCCTGTGGATCCCCGTCTTCCTGTACCCAATTCCGTCTACTTCCAAGCTCCTCCTTACACAGCAGGAACTTTACTCTCATCTTATTCCTCCCTGATTCTTGGGCCGCACTGCTCTCTCTCGGATCCACACCTGGTCTCGGCCCCACGTGTGGCATGACACTGAACCCCGTCCCCACCTTCCCGGTCCCCTACCTCCGCTTGTACTCGTCCCGCTCGCGCTTCACTTTAGCCAGGACGTTGTAGAGCGCGCGGATCTCGGGGGTGATGGTGTCGATCTGGACGCCCACCCCGTCGGGATGCACCCACGACAGGCCAGGCCCTTGCACCAGCGTGGGCTCCAGTCCCGGCCCGAGCCGGCGGGCGTGAGAGAAGGACCAGATGGTGCCGGGCATGAAGCGGGCTGACGAGGAGtaggaggtggaggtggagggcgACGAGTGGCAGGCCGCGGAGGGCACGAGGGGGCCGGCTGGCGAACGCGCGGGCGAGCCCAGCACCCGCGCCGAAGGGGTGCAGACGGCGGCGGGCCGGGCGCTCAGGGGCAGCCCCAGGGGCCGGATGGGGCTGACGAAGCCGGTCTGCACGGCCTGGTCGCGGCGAGCCAGGCCCCGCCGGCCCTGCTTACCCTCCTCCAGCGCCTGCTGCAGCTGCTTCTCCAGCAGCCGGTTGCGGCGCTCCAGCTCGTGCACCTTGGCCAGGAAGCAGCGGAACCGGAGGTTCAGGGTCTTGAGCACGTTGATGTTGGAGCCCAGGTCGTTGCGGAGAGCCATGGCGGCGGGGGGCGCCGGGCCCGGCCCGGGCGGCGAGTAAGCAGCCGGGCCGGCCGGGGCGAGCGGTGCCGGGGACACGTCCCCTCCCCCGGCGAAGTGGTCGCCTCCGAGAGGGTCCCCCAGCGGCCCGGCCAggccctgctgctcctgctgTAGGAGGAAGAGGTTGGGGCCGAATAACGGATTCATGGCTGCGTCTTCTGCTGGGAGACGGAGACCGCTACAGGAGCAGGGATGGAGGGCGAGGGAGAAGAGCCAATGAGGCGCCAGGGGGACGCGGCGCAACCAATCAGACGGCTCGACGGAAGGGGCAGAGgtcaggggggcggggcagggcagagaggaagCCAATGAAAGGTTCAGTTGGAGGTTGGCGCCTGGACCTTTCCGGGTCCGAGGCTGAGCTGACCCCAGTCCATGCCCACAAGCCAGGGTGGCAGAGAAATAAAATCCAGGTCCCTCAGTATTCCATGGGTTCTGGTGGCAGGAGGCCCATCCTCTCCCCAGAGTCCAAACACCCTAAGCTCTGACTCCAGGACTCTCCCTCCCTGGGACCCTGAGGAGACCAAGGGAGCCCAGGAGCCTGAACCGGATTTCTCAGTATACCAGTTTCCTCTCTTCAGAGGGGCCCTGTCCCACCCTCCCACCACTACCCTTAAAGCAGCAAAGCCAGTACCCAGTCCCCTCAAAAAACACACAGTGGCCAGAGATTATAAAATGTGTATTAGTTTTCATATACACAGTGGGGATGCCAACCTCACAGAGGTAAGAGTTCCAACCCACTGCCCACAGCAATGAGCCACCCCAGTCTAGTTTCAACTATTCATCTAAGACAACACTGGACAGCTGCTGCCTCTGGACTGAGATTTTCTCCTCTTTGCTGGTGGGGGCCGGCTGGAACCACGGGAGGACATGGTGGAAGTCTCCAGTCCCTTGAGGGTGCCATTCTGTTTCTGGAAGGCAGCTCTCTTAGAAGGCTGTTCTGGCAACTGCTGCTTTACCTTCTCAGCCCCTTTGGCGTTTCGAAGGGACTGATCACAGTCCTCAGGCTTGAGAGTGGCCTGGGTCTTGGAAAGGGACACTTCTGTGTCCGTGCCCTTAGGAGGACCATTCTGCTTCTGGAAGGCGACTTTCTTGGAGGACAGTGGCGTAGCTGACTTTTGCTTTAGTTTCTTAGCCGCCTTTGGTCTCCTGATCACTTCAGCTTCTCGAGCTGGCTGACTGCTATCTTGGACCTTGGAAGAAGCTTGGGACTTTGTGTCACAAGATACAGGGGACAATCCTAAGTCTGTCCCTTTGGAGATGCCATTCTGCTTCTGGAAAGAGGCCTTCTTGGGATTTTGCCGTTTCTCCAACTGCTGCTTTGCTTTCACAACCACTCCAGCCTTCTTGGCAGGCTGGCTGCTGCCCTCAGGCTTGGGGGTCACCTGACCTTTCACCTCAGGCAAGTCTAGGTTTGTAGGGGTGGACGCTGCAGAATTTCCTGGGTTAAAATTAAACATGTGGTTTAAGAAAATGGGCCTCATCACTGGGACTTGATCATTAGTGGAGAAAGTAAGCAGCGGTATCAAGATAAGGAAACTGCCTGCCTGTCAGCCAAGTGTGCCACACAGCTGGGGTAGTACCTAAGAGCAGACTACCTACATTCATATTACTTAGTATCACCTGGCCTTTATTCAAGTCACATGTGAACCTTGTATTAAAGAGAAAAGGAtcaaaaaagtaaagaatgaaagaaagagagaaagagaggggaaggaagggatcaaaaaagtaaagaatgaaagagagaggggaagggaaaggggaagggaagggggagggaaggaggaagggaagggggaagggaagggaagggaagggaagggggaagggaagggagggagggagggagatcaTTATTGATCCTTGGGCAAAAAGTTTTCAGAGGAAGCTATGCCCCCTTGAGGACAGCAGGTCACATGACACTCTAAGGAGGCGAATCCTGAATAAACCTAAACCACTgggctttctttttaaattaaagacaggtttttgtttttctttttttcaatgtgGATTTTGATGAGATGCAAGAAGTCACACACAGCAACTAGAAACAGGCTAGTAAGGCACAAATGAGAAATGACATTAAATACGCACTTTTAAAGGTACAGTGGAAAGGAAGTTATAGCAAATTTTGCCAGTTCTTAGGGTTTCTCTTAATATTCAGATGTGACTTTTGTGAGGAAcgttatttataaagaaaaaaaagaaatcagggtgcctgactggctcagtccgaagagcatgcaactcttgatctcagggtcatgaattcaagccccatgttgagcagagattaaacttttttttttttttaaagatttgacagagagagacacagcgagagagggaacacagcaggaggagtgggagagggagaagcaggcctcccgctgagcagggagcccgatgtgggactcgatcccaggaccccgggatcatgacctgagccaaaggcagacgcttaacgactgagccacccaggcgccccttaaataaataaacttaaaaaaaaaagaaatcaactcaGTCAGTCACAGTTTGTATTCAGAGAAACTCGCCTCTCCCTCTTCCAACTAAACCCAGCGTTCTATCCCAGCATGCAGAACCGCGACGCCTGTTCCAGAAAACCCCACCCTTCCGGAGATCCAGGCCAGACTCAAGATGGCTGAGAAAAAGATCTGCAATTAGTGTGATGGGCTCAGAGAACTGCTGATGGTTCCGAATAGTCTTGTGCCAACCCGATGCTGACAATGCTGGACCAGCAGAGGTCCGTTACCAGGAAGGCAGCCCTTggccaagaaggaaaagaaaccacaACTGCACTGGGAATGCATTTAGTGCTTAAAGACTGCAGCCACTTGGCAGAATCAAGCAAAAACGGTCCCCATCTGTACGAGTGCTTTCACATGTACTAAAATGGGGTCCAGGCTCAGGAACGATTCTAATTGGGATGAAAGAGGCCGCTCATCCAAGCATGCAAAGGCTAAGGGAGGCAAaagtccctcccttccctgcagtCAGACGCCTCCTGAAAGGCAGAAAAGAGCAAAGGTGGTGATGAAGGGCAGAAAGAGCAGACTGCTTACCTGTTTGGGACTGGGGGATAGAATTAGAGAATTTCTTGAACTTGGCAATAAAGAAACCATCCATATTGTGGGTGTGAGGGTAGAAGCGGCGGGTAGAACGCAGGGTGGGGTGGAAGCGCCTTTCTCGAAAGCGAGTAAAACCCTCCTGGCCAAAGTCTAGACCTGTGGGCACCAACCGCACGTTCCTCTTTTTCAGGGCATAGTCTACCACCCACTCATTCTCTTCCACCTGGACACGTGGGGGagacaaaaagagaaggaaaagcagagctggagCTGAAGGGAGCTCTAAGGGGCAAACAACCTCCTAGCCCTGTCCCCTCAGCTCTGCCACAACAGAGGGCTCACCATGACGGAACAGGTGCAGTAGACTAGGTAGCCTCCTGTCTTGGACGTGGCATTGACAGAGTCAATAGCACTCAGGAGCAACTCCTTCTGAAGGTGAGCACAGCGCAAGATGTCCTTCTCATCCTGTCCCAAGGAGAGACGGATGCAAGGGtgtcaaaatttcaaaaagacaGCCTCAGGAGAAGAGATGAGCTATTAACTGCTCAGAATGCTCCTCCACCTCCCATTCCACTCCGTAAGGCCCAGCCAGACCTCTCAGCtggtccccaccccccaactccccaccTTGTTAGTCTTCACAGCTGGGTCTTTGGAGATGACCCCAGTGCCACTACAGGGAGCATCCAAAAGTACTCGGTCAAAGCCCCCCACCACCTGGGGAAAAAGGGTATAAGGTTAATTAGGTGTTTTTGGCAATCTGAACCGTACCATATTTCCTAGGGACAAGTCTAAACCTGTGAGGTCAGGAAGGGGGCAGGTGAATTGGAAGACACACAAGAGAGACGCACAGAGGGGAGCCGCACCTTGGGAAACTGGCGCCCATCGTAGTGGCTGATGACAGTGTTGGTGACTCCCAACCGGTGCAGATTTCCCACGACACTCTTGAGCCGCTCAGCATTGGCATCGTTGGCAAGAATCACACCTGTGTTCTTCATCAGCTGGGCTGAAGGGAGAGAGGCACAGCGCTCACCAGCCAgctcctctgcccccacacccGCCAGCCACCCTCCAGCCCAAGACCCCACAGCTGAATTCTCACCACTGCAAGGTGACTTCACTCCCAATAAGCCTCCTCCCCACTGTCTACTGTACAGGTCTGCCAACCCGCAGCCGCTGAGGAGCGCGACTGCCGGTGTGGTTTTGTTGTTACTGAGCATCTTTTTGGTCCTACAGACTAACTAACTTCTTTTAAGTGATAACAGCTTAATAAAATGGTTATGACTAGTTATGTGCCAAACACTTTGCTAAGGACTTCTAAAAGCGTATCTCAACCCTAACAACCCAAGTATGATATAACCGCCAAGCCAAGCACAGTTGCTACCCCATTTAAAATAAGAAGATCAGGGGCTTGTCCGAGGCCATATGGATAGTTAGTGGTacatggggctggaacccaggccAACTCCAGAGcctgtcctcctccccactctgtgACTTGCTTGTGCACTGTTTTCTTGAGCACTAGAGAGGCAGCGACCCCATTTACTTCCagaagcagagagccagatggCTCCTACTCCTGCCTGCCCTTCTCATACCTATGTAGCTAGTCTTTCCTCCAGGGGCACAACACATGTCCAGGATCCGCTCGTGCTCCTGGGGCGCCAAGGCCATGACCGGCAGCATACTGGAGGCTCCCTGAAGCATATAGTGCCCAGCCAGGTACTCAGGGGTAGCACCTGTGGAGGAGGACCTGTCTGTGACATGCTGGGACAACGGCAGGGGCAGAAAGGGCTATTGGGCAGGGAACACTTACCAATGGGCACAGAAGAATCATATACCACCAGTCCAGTCTTTGACCACTTGCCCAGGGGATCCAGGTTAACTCCACGATTAATTAGCGCCTgaagataaagattttaaaacctCGTAGGCTACCATATCCAGAAAACAGGTGGAAATATGAAAATGTGGTTCTACTGAGGCCTGTGGCATCGCAACTTCCAGAGCTTGTAGTTAAAACACAATCGTCACAgactctttgacctcagcctctCCCACACCATTCTCTGATGTCCTCTCCCTTAGCCTCAGGCTCTAACTCAAGGTCTGAACTCTAACCCAGTGGAGCAGACTGCCAGCTCCTATCCTTTTTTTTCTCGGAACTGAACTCTGATTTTCCAATAGGCTCGACCCCTTACCATCCTAAAATGTAATGTCGCTGGCTATAGCACACGAAAGATCAGAATCAGGTAGGTTACCTTCGCACCCGGGGAAAGACTACACGTAGGGCCACACCACTGACCACAGAACAGCAAGCAGTCTTTAACATGGGGTCCCTGAACCCTTGGAAACGATGAGTTTAAAAGACTGTTTGTGCATGTGTATCATGTCTTTTTCTGGGGGCAGGAATCAGTTTCACCAGCTCCTCAATGATCTAAAAGGCAGACAACTCCCATTTCATTCTGAAGCAGAATTTTTATTCTGAAGCAGTGTCTCAACCCTGTCAAAGGGAGCAGAGGCTGAAGGGACGAGTTTCCCACTTCACAGAGGTCATCCTGGGCCCCAAGCCAGTCAGATAAATCCAGCATAACACTAGGCCTACCTGGGTTTGCCTCTGGATCATGCCTGTACCAAGAAATGCTTAGGTACTAAGACCCTACCCCTCATCCCCTGCGTCAAAGTGAGATAGGGGTGTCTCTGGGGTTAGAATCCCTGAGAGAAATCTCAAAATCCACCCCTCACCTGAGCAAGGTCTCGGCGCCGGGTTTTCAAGGTATTGGTCCTGAGGGTGATGGGCCGAGGCACCTCATTAGCTTCTAAGAACTCCACCAGCTAGGAAAGCAAAATGGCAGGGAGCAAGTCAGCCTGGCCAAGGAGCTCAGCCGGATGACAAAAGAGTAAGGAGGCTGACCATCTTCCTCACATAGCGTCCAATAAAGAAGgtgagagaagagaagcagaagtgGCATTAAATTAGCAATTCAGTACCTCAGACAGAGGGAAGAGGTCCATGAGCTTGCCAAGCAGGAAGTCTCCATAGGAGTAGTAAGTGGCCAGATCCTTCTGAAGCCGGTGCAGATACTCAGAACGAGACCGACCTTCCTCCCGCTGAGTCCCAAAATCACGCAGCACTCCCACTATATCCTGGATGCGCTTGTGAATTCGTTGCAAGTCTGGAGCCTGGGCATGTGGACGTGTTAAGGAACTGTTTCATGATGTCCCAGGGCCTGAAAATCCGCTCTCCTAAGCACCTGCCCCCTACCCCTCCACCAGGCACTGGAAGGATATCCTGCTCCATCTCCCCAGCAGGGGGCAGCACAAAGGGCTCCTCCTCATCCACATTGATCTGTAAGCCCCCATCTGTCTCATCATCCTTTTGGGGGCCTGACTCAGGCgaccctttctcctcttcctcctcctcctcagtctcctcctcaCTCCACTGGCCCCTAGAAACAGGTTCAGAAAAAGTGATTCACAGATGAAAACAGATACCGGCTCCTCCCTCAATTCCTTCATCCCAGCTGCTGCCTGGTCCCCATCCTAAGAGTTTCAAAAACTTACCCAGCCACAGCTTCCTGGGCCTTTTGCTTCTGAGCAGCCCTCTCAATGGGCAGCAGCTGAAAAAAGAGACAAGGGACTAGTAATGCAAAGCCTGCCCTTCCACCCTCCCAGGTAGTAGTCTATCTCggtattttattgtttcctaAAGGCAAACGAAACACTCTCAGAGAAAAGTATGGAACCTAAAGAAGCTAATGTAAGACTGGCAAAATACTGACCACTGTTGAAACTAAGTAACAGATTAAAGGGTTTCATCAAAACTGTTCTACTTTTTTGTGTAATTCCTTTCCCATTAAAAAGTTCAgaacgtggggcacctgggtggctcagtccgttgagcagctgactcttgatttcggctcaggtcacgatctcagggttgtgagattgagctcccgccaacgggctccgcgctcagtggggagtctgcttctctccctctgcctctccccctgctcatgcgcacacgcacactctctctcaatgagtattttatttatttgagaatgaaagagagaaagagcacgcatgcacgagcagggagggggagggagaagtagactcccccgctgagaaggaaaacgcagggcttgatcacaggaccctaggatcacgacctgagtggaaggcagatacttaaccaactgagcgacccaggcgctcctaattaatctaattaaaaaaaaattcaaaatattaatatacCCCCATATGTATACAGAGGGAACAAAAATTGTCCTTGGACATCCATTTGGCACATTTCTTCCAGACATACTATTTTTCACAAAATTGTGATGCGTTTTCAAATCTGTTTCCTGCCTTTTCTCATTCACAGATCACCAGCATTTTCACAGACACAATGGCCAAATACTAAGTGTATAAAGGAACTATAATTTACTTAAGCATATTTGTTACTTTGGCTGTTTCCAGAGTTTTGGGCATTATGGCCCACAGGGTGCCTGCAAATCTCATAACAGCAACTCTGTATAGAAAAGGGTAGACTGGGAGAAAGGGTGCAAATGGGAACTTCCTTTTCATCCTATACAACCCTGTATCGCctgagtttttcttcctttttttttaaatattttatttattgatttatttgtcagagagaaagtgCGAGCACGCGCgtgcccaagcagggggagtggcaggcacagggagaagcaggctcccagctgagcaaagagccggatgcagactcgatcccagaaccctgggatcatgagccgagccaaaggcagacgcataaccaactgagccacccaggtgattTTTTCTAACATACTCATATATTAACTGTATACTAATACAAATaactaactttttttaaagtaatctctatatccaacgtggggttcaaacttcaaccccaagatcaagagtcacatgctctaccgactgagccagccgg from Halichoerus grypus chromosome 6, mHalGry1.hap1.1, whole genome shotgun sequence harbors:
- the IFFO1 gene encoding non-homologous end joining factor IFFO1 isoform X4, whose protein sequence is MNPLFGPNLFLLQQEQQGLAGPLGDPLGGDHFAGGGDVSPAPLAPAGPAAYSPPGPGPAPPAAMALRNDLGSNINVLKTLNLRFRCFLAKVHELERRNRLLEKQLQQALEEGKQGRRGLARRDQAVQTGFVSPIRPLGLPLSARPAAVCTPSARVLGSPARSPAGPLVPSAACHSSPSTSTSYSSSARFMPGTIWSFSHARRLGPGLEPTLVQGPGLSWVHPDGVGVQIDTITPEIRALYNVLAKVKRERDEYKRRWEEEYTVRMQLQERVNELQEEAQEADACQEELAMKVEQLKAELVVFKGLMSNNLSELDTKIQEKAMKVDMDICRRIDITAKLCDVAQQRNCEDMIKMFQVPSMGGRKRERKAAIEEDTSLSESDGPRQPDGDEEESTALSINEEMQRMLNQLREYDFEDDCDSLTWEETEETLLLWEDFSGYAMAAAEAQGEQQEDSLEKVIKDTESLFKTREKEYQETIDQIEACLTPDETRPE
- the NOP2 gene encoding 28S rRNA (cytosine(4447)-C(5))-methyltransferase, with the protein product MGRKLDPTKEKRGPGRKARKQKGAETELARFLPAAGDENSKRLSSRARKRAAKRKLGSAEALETQKFPGAKPLPGKLPKGISGGAVQTPRKMGAQSLFHATQGKKRPAPAHSSEEEGEEEDSEEDGVPNQGDLWGSEDSDADMIDDYGADSDSEDEDEGEELLPIERAAQKQKAQEAVAGGQWSEEETEEEEEEEKGSPESGPQKDDETDGGLQINVDEEEPFVLPPAGEMEQDAQAPDLQRIHKRIQDIVGVLRDFGTQREEGRSRSEYLHRLQKDLATYYSYGDFLLGKLMDLFPLSELVEFLEANEVPRPITLRTNTLKTRRRDLAQALINRGVNLDPLGKWSKTGLVVYDSSVPIGATPEYLAGHYMLQGASSMLPVMALAPQEHERILDMCCAPGGKTSYIAQLMKNTGVILANDANAERLKSVVGNLHRLGVTNTVISHYDGRQFPKVVGGFDRVLLDAPCSGTGVISKDPAVKTNKDEKDILRCAHLQKELLLSAIDSVNATSKTGGYLVYCTCSVMVEENEWVVDYALKKRNVRLVPTGLDFGQEGFTRFRERRFHPTLRSTRRFYPHTHNMDGFFIAKFKKFSNSIPQSQTGNSAASTPTNLDLPEVKGQVTPKPEGSSQPAKKAGVVVKAKQQLEKRQNPKKASFQKQNGISKGTDLGLSPVSCDTKSQASSKVQDSSQPAREAEVIRRPKAAKKLKQKSATPLSSKKVAFQKQNGPPKGTDTEVSLSKTQATLKPEDCDQSLRNAKGAEKVKQQLPEQPSKRAAFQKQNGTLKGLETSTMSSRGSSRPPPAKRRKSQSRGSSCPVLS